The sequence CGCCGTGCTCGACTTCTTGAGCCGCCGGGGGCTGCGGCTGGTCGCCGTCTGTCTCACGCACGGCCACGCGGATCATGCGGAGGGGATCGACCGGATTCTCGCGGCGTGGCCTGTGCCCGTCTATGTGGGGCCGGACGATGTCGCGCTCCTCAACTGGAAGCCCCCGAGCGAGCGGCTTTCCGTTCCGGAAGACGGGCGAGCGATCCAGGTCGGGCGCCTGACGGTCCGGTGTCTGACTACGCCCGGGCACACGCCGGGCGGCATCTGCTACCGCGTCGAGCGCGGCGGGCAACCGATCTGCTTCGTGGGAGACACGCTGTTCGCCGGGTCGATCGGCCGGGCCAATCCGGCAAAACTGTACCCGGTCCATCTCGAATCGGTGCGCACGCGGGTCCTGACGCTTCCGCACGACACCGTTCTCTTCCCCGGTCATGGACCGTCCACGACGGTGCATGAGGAACTGGTGTACAATCCCTTTGCAGGAGCAGCCTGAGGGGGTGGCGAGATGGATCGTGACGAACGAGGCGGCGAGTGGCCCGGGCGCTCGATTCATGACCCCTGGCCTCGTCCGAGGTTCGAGCCTGCAGAGAGCAGCGATCCTCAAGGAGAGCGACTGATTCCGGTCGTCGAAGAACCGGCAAGACGCGCATCGTCCCAACTCTTCCTCCCTGCAGCCCTTTTCCTCATCACCGTGTTCACCACGCTCTGGGCGGGCGCGTACCAAACGAACACGACGCCGTTTCTGGGAGCCTGGCGGTTTCTGGTGCAGGATCCCAGCGTGTTGTGGCGTGGGGTGCCTTTCGCGGCCACGTTGCTCGGCATTCTGGTCACCCATGAACTGGGCCATTACGTGCTGTCGCGGATTCACCGCGTCCCCGCCTCGCTGCCGCTGTTCATTCCGGGGCCGCCGCATTTCATCGGGACGTTCGGCGCGATCATCCGGATGCGGGGCCCCATCCTGAGCCGGAAGGCGTTGTTCGATATCGGGGTCGCCGGGCCGATCGCCGGGTTCGTGGTGGCGGTCATCGCGTTGATCATCGGGCTCCGGCTGTCCAAGGTCGTGTCGGGTGAGACCGCCTACGGCCTGCACCTGGGGGAGCCGCTCCTGCTTCAATTCATGTCCTGGCTCGTGATCGGCCCACTGCCGCCCAACGCGGATGTCGTGCTGCATCCGATCGGATTTGCCGCGTGGTTCGGGTTGTTTGTGACTTCGTTGAATCTGATCCCGATCGGGCAGCTCGACGGCGGCCACGTCGCCTATGCGCTCTGGGGTTCGCGGCAGCGGACGATGGCCGTCGCGATCGTGCCGGCGCTCATTGTGCTGGGATTCGTCGGGTGGCCCGGATGGTTCTTGTGGGCCGGCATGGCGGGCCTGTGGGGGCTCGCGCACCCTCCAGTGCAGGATCCAGAGGTCGCCCTCGGCCGGACCCGCATCTGGGTCGGCTGGGGGGCCCTGGCGATTTTCGTCCTGACCTTTGCACCGGTGCCGTTCTCCGTGCACTAACAGGATGTTGAAAAAGTCCGCCAGCTTTGTTCTCGCGTCGCTCAGAGGCTCAACGTACCGCAAAGAGTACGCCTCGCCTCTTCGCTCGCTGCGGCCGCACTGGACGGCCTTTTTGAACATCCTGCGGGCCATTCTTATGCGGTCCGTCATCTCTTGCAGTCCTGTCTTTCCGGGATGCTCCAAAGTTTTTTCAACGGCCTGCCAATGAGGTGTTCCGTTGTCGGACAGTGTGATCGACCTGTGATGTCCCAAACACCACACCGAGGTTGGGCGGTGCTCTTCGGATTTGGGCTGTGGGCTCTGGCGTCGCCGCTTGCCGCGGCCGACCGGTTCACGACGGTCTTCAACGGCGAAGCCGTCAAGGACAACCAGACCGGACTCATCTGGGAACGGGAGCCGGACCGTGAGTTCGATGTCTGGAGCGCCTCGATTGCGCGCTGCGAGACGAAGACCGTCGGGGGACAAACCGGCTGGCGGGCTCCGACGGTCGAGGAATTGAAGACCTTGGTGGATCCGTCGCAAAAAGATCCGGCGCTCCCGCCCGGCCATCCCTTTGTCAACATCAAGTCGGCGATCTACTGGACGGCCACGCCGTCGCCCACCGATGAGATCGTCGCCTGGCAAGTCAGCTTCTTCTCCGGCGAAGCCGTCACCGATCAGAAGTCCGGCACGCGTCGCGTCTGGTGCGTACTCGGCGAGCCGAAGAAGTGATCGGCTCCCTCCCACCCGCCTGATGCCGACGAATCCCTTCGGGACCGTGTTCGACTGCGCCCGCCGGATTCACGGGTACCCATGGAAGCCGGTCTCGAATGGACAGTGTGCGGTTGCGCTGTCGGGGCTGGCGGGATTGTTCGCCTTGCTGGCGACGGACGACGACGGCTTCATGTTCCTCGATCACGTCAACCTCGTCTTCCATGAGGCGGGCCATCCGCTCTTCGGCATCTTCGGAGAGACGGTGGGTCTCTACGGCGGGACGCTCGGGCAGCTCGCGATGCCGTTCCTCGTCTGGCTGGCGTTTTGGCGGCAACGGGACACGCTCGGATGCGCCGTCGCGGGTGTCTGGTTCTTCGAAAATGTTCTCAACATCGCGCGGTACATGGCCGACGCCCGCGCACAAGCGCTCCCGTTGGTCGGCGGCGGAGAACATGATTGGGAACAGATCTTCGGCCGCTGGGGCGTGTTGGCGTCGGACACGGTGATCGCTTACTGGGTTGCCGTCCTCGGTTGGATCGGCATGTTGGCGACCTGTGCGTGGTTGGTGTGGCGGTGGTATCGGTCGGAACTCCAGAAACCCGAATCTGCCTGAGTATGCCCTCTCTTCGCTTCTTTTCAGCTCTTCACGATTTTACGCCGTCTTGATAGTCTCCCTTCCTCTTTTCACCTCCTTTTGATGCGGCATCGGGTACGGTTCGAAACGGGAAGAGAAAGGGAGAGAACTGATGACGAAGCGGTGGTCGGGAGCGAGCGCGGCGATGCTGTTCTGCTGGTGGATGTCGGGGGGGCACGTCGTCGCCGAACATCCACCCGCTCA comes from Nitrospirota bacterium and encodes:
- a CDS encoding site-2 protease family protein, translating into MDRDERGGEWPGRSIHDPWPRPRFEPAESSDPQGERLIPVVEEPARRASSQLFLPAALFLITVFTTLWAGAYQTNTTPFLGAWRFLVQDPSVLWRGVPFAATLLGILVTHELGHYVLSRIHRVPASLPLFIPGPPHFIGTFGAIIRMRGPILSRKALFDIGVAGPIAGFVVAVIALIIGLRLSKVVSGETAYGLHLGEPLLLQFMSWLVIGPLPPNADVVLHPIGFAAWFGLFVTSLNLIPIGQLDGGHVAYALWGSRQRTMAVAIVPALIVLGFVGWPGWFLWAGMAGLWGLAHPPVQDPEVALGRTRIWVGWGALAIFVLTFAPVPFSVH
- a CDS encoding MBL fold metallo-hydrolase, yielding MPLEDDFCDIIKKARTGQGLTVGDLARMTGLPGHDITALERGDQPRDREEVHAIAKALGLRPEPLETIASKGWMPEPAPASITCVETIHGDIGGYAVKGYVLHDSGEALLIDTGCNAGAVLDFLSRRGLRLVAVCLTHGHADHAEGIDRILAAWPVPVYVGPDDVALLNWKPPSERLSVPEDGRAIQVGRLTVRCLTTPGHTPGGICYRVERGGQPICFVGDTLFAGSIGRANPAKLYPVHLESVRTRVLTLPHDTVLFPGHGPSTTVHEELVYNPFAGAA
- a CDS encoding DUF1566 domain-containing protein, with translation MLFGFGLWALASPLAAADRFTTVFNGEAVKDNQTGLIWEREPDREFDVWSASIARCETKTVGGQTGWRAPTVEELKTLVDPSQKDPALPPGHPFVNIKSAIYWTATPSPTDEIVAWQVSFFSGEAVTDQKSGTRRVWCVLGEPKK